The Symphalangus syndactylus isolate Jambi chromosome 8, NHGRI_mSymSyn1-v2.1_pri, whole genome shotgun sequence genome includes a window with the following:
- the LOC134737364 gene encoding short transmembrane mitochondrial protein 1-like: MLQFLLGFTLGDVVGMYLAQNYDIPNVAKKLEEIKKDLDAKKKPTTS, encoded by the coding sequence ATGCTCCAATTCCTGCTTGGATTTACATTGGGCGACGTGGTTGGAATGTATCTGGCTCAGAACTATGACATACCAAACGTGGCTAAAAaacttgaagaaattaaaaaggacttGGATGCCAAGAAGAAACCCACTACTTCATGA